DNA sequence from the Megalops cyprinoides isolate fMegCyp1 chromosome 24, fMegCyp1.pri, whole genome shotgun sequence genome:
GAGTATTACAGCAGTATCGCAGGAATATTACAGCAGTATTACAGCAGTATTACAGCAATGTCTCCACTCACTGAGCTCCACAGACTTTAATTGACAGTGATGGGTTTGTGCTCAGTGCCCCATCTTATCAAGAGCAGCTTCAGCATGAAGAAAAGCCAGCCTGAGATCTCCCCAGGACAGCGAGTGCTGCTCCGAACCGCCCTGTGGGTCGGGGGCCGAGGCTTTGCATGCTGAAAGCATGAGGAAGTGATGTAACCAAcgtctcctccctccctttctttctcagagcactgcaaTGGCTGAAAACACCACCGCCTACCCTGCCGGCTCTTCCTCGTCGCTGTCTCCCTCAGTGGCGAGCCGGCCAGAGGATGAGAGCACCGTGAGCAACGACGCCTCCACCGCGGTGGGAGCGCTCATCCTCAGCCTCGTCTTCCTCCTGGGCGTCCCGGGGAACCTCTTCGTCGTCTGGAGCATCCTGGCTCGCACCCGGCGACGCTCCGTCACCACCCTCCTCATCCTCAACCTGGCGTGTGCCGACGGCTTCCTGATGACCCTCACCATCTTCTTCGTGGTGTACCTGGCCAAGCGGAGCTGGGTGTTTGGGAACAGCATGTGCAAGTTGCTCTTCTACCTGTGCAACGCCAACATGTACGCCTCCATCCTGCTCATCACGCTGATGAGCCTGTACaggctggtggcggtggtgtGGCCGCACCGTGTCAGCGCCCTCGCTGGCTGGAGGACCGTACTGCGCGCgctggtggcagtgtggctgCTGGTGATGGTCATGGCTGTCCCGGCCCTGGTGTTCAGAGCCGAGAAGAAGAACAGCGCGGGCCACAATGAGAGCCGCATAGTGTGTGAGGCCCACCATGAAAAACCCCAACACGTGAGAGGCTGAAATATGCTTGgacttctctcctcctcctcctctcatctcttctgtcccccctcctcctcctctctcctgtctctcctcctgtctgtctagCTGATGTTACCTGTATTGTAGTTGCTTACCAGTAATGCCCCTACCTGCTGCTTGCTGTGCGCAGGCCATCTTCCAGTACACCTTTGAGACGGTGACGGGCTTTGTCCTTCCGTACGGCGTGATCGTCAGCAGCTACGTGTGCATCCTACGCCGCCTCCGGCAGACCAGGTTCCGCCGCCGAATCCGCAGTGAGAAGCTCATCCTGGCCATCGTCATCACCTTCGGCCTCTTCTGGCTGCCCTACCACGTCATCAACAtgatgcaggtgtgtgtgcgtgtgtgtgtgtgtgcatgagtgtgtgtgtgtgtgtgtgtgcatgagtgtgtgtgagtgtgtgtgaatgtgtacgtgtgtgtgagtgtgtgtgcgtgtgtgtgtgtgtgtgtgagcgtgtgtgtgtgtgtgagtgtgtctgtgtgagtgtgtctgtgtgtgtgtgtgagtgcgtgtgtgtgagtgtgtgtgagtgcgtgtgtgtgagtgtgtgtgtgtgagtgtgtgtgaatgtgtacatgtgtgtgagtgcgtgtgtgtgagtgtgtgtgtgtgtgtgtgtgagtgtgtgtgtgtgtgtgtgtgtgtgtgtgcatgagtgtgtgtgtgtgtgtgtgtgcatgagtgtgtgtgagtgtgtgtgaatgtgtacgtgtgtgtgagtgtgtgtgcgtgtgtgtgtgtgtgagtgtgtctgtgtgtgtgtgtgtgtgtaagtgcgtgtgtgtgtgtgtgtgtgtgagtgtgtgtgagtgtgtgtgagtgtgtgtgaatgtgtacatgtgtgtgagtgcgtgtgtgtgagtgtgtgtgtgtgtgtgtgtgtgtgtgtgtgtgtgtgtgtgagtgtgtgtgaatgtgtacgtgtgtgtgagtgtgtgtgcgtgtatgtgtgtgtgtgtgagcgtgtctgtgtgtgtgagtgtgtctgtgtgtgagtgtgtctgtgtgtgtgtgtgagtgcgtgtgtgtgagtgtgtgtgagtgcgtgtgtgtgagtgtgtgtgtgtgagtgtgtgtgagtgtgtgtgaatgtgtacatgtgtgtgagtgcgtgtgtgtgagtgtgtgtgtgtgtgtgtgtgtgtgtgtgcatgagtgtgtgtgtgtgtgtgcatgagtgtgtgtgtgtgtgtgcatgagtgtgtgtgagtgtgtgtgaatgtgtacgtgtgtgtgagtgtgtgtgcgtgtgtgtgtgtgtgtaagtgtgtctgtgtgtgagtgtgtctgtgtgtgtgtgtgtgtgtgtgtgtgtgtgtgtgtgtgtgtgtgtgtgtgtgtgtgtctgtgtgtgtgtgagtgtgtgtgagtgtatgtgaatgtgtacatgtgtgtgagtgcgtgtgtgtgagtgcgtgtgtgtgtgtgagtgtgtgtgtgtgtgagtgtgtgtgtgtgtgagtgtgtgagtgtgtgtgtgtgtgtgagtgtgtgtgtgtgtgtgtgtgagtgtgtgagtgtgtgagtgtgtgtgtgtgtgtgtgagtgtgtgtgtgtgtgtgtgtgtgagtgtgtgtgtgtgtgtgtgtgtgagtgtgtgagtgtgtgtgtgtgtgtgtgtgtgtgtgagtgtgtgtgtgtgtgagtgtgtgtgtgtgtgtgtgtgagtgtgtgagtgtgtgagtgtgagtgtgtgtgtgtgtgtgtgagtgtgtgagtgtgtgtgtgtgtgtgcgtgtgtgtgtgtgtgtgagtgtgtctgtgtgtgagtgtgtgagtgtgtgagtgtgtgagtgtgagtgcgtgtgtgtgagtgtgtgtgtgagtgtgtgtgtgtgtgtgtgtgtgtgtgagtgtgtgagtgtgagtgtgtgagtgtgagtgtgtgtgtgtgtgtgtgtgtgagtgtgtgagtgtgtgagtgtgtgtgtgtgtgtgtgtgtgtgtgcgtgtgtgtgtgtgagtgtgtgagtgtgagtgtgtgtgtgtgtgtgagtgtgtgagtgtgagtgtgtgtgtgtgtgtgtgtgtgtgtgtgagtgtgtgagtgtgagtgtgtgagtgtgagtgtgtgtgtgtgtgtgtgtgtgtgtgtgtgtgtgtgagtgtgtgtgtgtgtgagtgtgtgagtgtgagtgtgtgtgtgtgtgtgagtgtgtgagtgtgagtgtgtgtgtgtgtgtgtgtgtgtgagagtgtgtgtgtgtgtgtgtgtgtgtgtgtgtgtgagtgcgtgtgtgtgtgtgtgagtgtgtgagtgtgagtgtgtgtgtgtgtgtgagtgtgtgtgagtgtgtgtgtgtgtgtgtgtgtgtgtgtgtgtgtgagtgtgtgtgagtgtgagtgtgtgtgtgtgtgtgagtgtgtgagtgtgtgagtgtgtgtgtgtgtgtgtgtgtgtgtgtgtgagtgtgtgagtgtgtgtgtgtgtgtgtgtgtgagtgtgtgagtgtgtgtgtgtgagtgtgtgtgtgagtgtgtgagtgagtgtgtgtgtgagtgtgtgtgtgtgtgagtgtgtgagcatgtgtgagtgtgtgagtgtgtgtgtgtgtgtgagtgtgttggaaGAGGACTCCTGGTCCTGTCCCAGCAGCTTCCTTTCTGAGCTGTGTGAGCAGTTAGGAATGAGGGAGTGGCTCCTTACGCATAAAGACTAATTCACACTGTGGGCAGCAACACgctcctctcctgcctgccAGAGACACTCCCCGCAGCCCAGAGGGGGCACCTGTGTGAAGCAAGACAGAATGCGGGAGGTGCACACAACGctgatggcattttttttaatcacaagcCAACTCAAGCCTCTGACATCTGACATCTCAAGCTCTTGTTACACAAACGTTATTCTGCTCACTGCATCAGTTTAATGAGAGTTTTAGTGTTACTCTGCTCACTGCATCAGTTTAATGAGAGTTTTAGTGTTACTCTGCTCACTGCATCAGTTTAATGAGAGTTTTAGTGTTACTCTGCTCACTGAATCAGTTTAATGAGAGTTTTAGTGTTACTCTGCTCACTGAATCAGTTTAATGAGAGTTTTAGTGTTACTCTGCTCACTGCATCAGTTTAATGAGAGTTTTAGTGTTACTCTGCTCACTGAATCAGTTTAATGAGAGTTTTAGTGTTACTCTGCTCACTGAATCAGTTTAATGAGAGTTTTAGTGTTACTCTGCTCACTGAATCAGTTTAATGAGAGTTTTAGTGTTACTCTGCTCACTGAATCAGTTTAATGAGAGTTTTAGTGTTACTCTGCTCACTGCATCAGTTTAATGAGAGTTTTAGTGTTACTCTGCTCACTGAATCAGTTTAATGAGAGTTTTAGTGTTACTCTGCTCACTGCATCAGTTTAATGAGAGTTTTAGTGTTACTCTGCTCACTGCATCAGTTTAATGAGAGTTTTAGTGTTACTCTGCTCACTGAATCAGTTTAATTGAAGCCTAATTTCACTGTTGCCAAAGTGTGAATGCTGAGCTTACTGGCAATGGCTGCCCGCCTCAGGCCGAGTAAAATGTgctaaaacatgtttgtttctttcaggTTGCTGCAGATATTTTCAAGTACAGGAAATCCCTGCATGACAGGTACCTACAATCAGCATGGAGCAGCACATATTCACCTGaacacacctgaacacacctGAACACAATGCTTACAGGAGCACAACATTTTACTTTAGACTCACATCAGAGCTGACTGGCAGTAGCACTGAAACACGGAGCCTCAAACATGCTCCGGGCTGATTGCTGCTgctgtcgccccctgcaggctggaACGCATCGTGGCTAACAGCCGTGCGGTCACCTCCTCGCTGGCCTTcatcagcagctgtgtgaaCCCCGTCCTCTACACCTTCGTTGGGAAGGCCTACATCCGCCGCAATGGCCTGGCCTTCATGGCACGGCTGTTTGAGCAGGCGGGGCTGGACTCGGGCACCAGGAAGAGCCAACACGCCAATCAGAGCAAGGAGAGGATGGGGCTGAACAGCCGGGAGAGGGAGGCCGACTCCTCCACCAGCAACACCGCCAACACGCAGCAGAACGGGagatagcacacacacacacacacacacacactcagcgtcacacacacactctcaccctcactcacacacacacatacagcctcacacacactcagtgtcacacacacactcaacgTCAAACACtctcagcctcacacacacacactcagcctcacacacacactcagcctcacacacactcagtgtcacacacacacacacacactcagtgtcacacatacactcagcgtcacacacactctcagcctctcacacactctcagcctctgacacactctctcagcctctcacacactctctcggcctctcacacacactctctcagcctcacacacactttctcgGCCTCTCACACAGTCTAATGGATGATAAATTGATGAAACTGGTGGACTGGCAGAGAGAATATAGGGGCTGTTTGTGCTGAATgatcaaattatatttatttttttataatgctcatatgtttgtgtttttattttattaatggcATCGATTATGTAAAGTTAAGAAACGCCACATGTGTGAAGAAAGCAAATGAAGTTCTTCCAAAGCACCAGTGTGAGGTGCGTGTCAGAGAAAGTCTGTGTGATGCAGTGTTACAGGAgctgagcgtgtctgtgtgacgcagtgtgacgcagtgttAAAGGAgctgagcgtgtctgtgtgacgcAGTGTTGCAGGAcctgagcgtgtctgtgtgacgcagtgtgacgcagtgttAAAGGAgctgagcgtgtctgtgtgacgcAGTGTTGCAGGagctgagtgtgtctgtgtgacgcaGTGTTGCAGGAgctgagcgtgtctgtgtgacgc
Encoded proteins:
- the ltb4r2b gene encoding leukotriene B4 receptor 2b, with the protein product MAENTTAYPAGSSSSLSPSVASRPEDESTVSNDASTAVGALILSLVFLLGVPGNLFVVWSILARTRRRSVTTLLILNLACADGFLMTLTIFFVVYLAKRSWVFGNSMCKLLFYLCNANMYASILLITLMSLYRLVAVVWPHRVSALAGWRTVLRALVAVWLLVMVMAVPALVFRAEKKNSAGHNESRIVCEAHHEKPQHAIFQYTFETVTGFVLPYGVIVSSYVCILRRLRQTRFRRRIRSEKLILAIVITFGLFWLPYHVINMMQVAADIFKYRKSLHDRLERIVANSRAVTSSLAFISSCVNPVLYTFVGKAYIRRNGLAFMARLFEQAGLDSGTRKSQHANQSKERMGLNSREREADSSTSNTANTQQNGR